GACCGTCCCACGGCCGCCGGTGCCGGCGGCCCGCTAGCGCGGGTCGGTCGAGGAGCCGAGGCCGAGCTCGCGCAGGGCGTCGTCGATCACGAGCTCCGACAGCTCGGCGACGCTGGCGTCCACGATCCGGGCGTCGAGCGCCAGGCGCCGTGCCGCGGCGTGGGCCCGGGTGAACAGCTCCTCCAGGCGCCGCCGCCGGGCGCGGTGCAGCACGAAGGCGGCCACGGCGCACCCCACCAGGAGCACCTCGGCCACGAGCGCGACCACCAGGGCCGCTCCCACTCGCTACTTCCCCCCCATCGACGTCAAGCGTACCCCCGCGTGTGCCGGTGGTCACTCCCCGTCGGCGGGCACCACCAGGACGGGCACCGTCGAGCGGTGGAGCAGCTTGTGCGGCACCGACCCCAGGATCGCACCCAGGATGGGCCGTTCGCCGGTCCCCCCGACCACGATGACCCGGGCCTGGCGCTCCAGGGCGGCCTCGAGGAGCGACTCTGCGGGCCGCAGGGCGGCCACGATGGGCTCCACCTGCACCGAGGGGTCGAGCGCGTTGGCCTCGGCCACCGCGGTGCGCAGCATGTCGCTGCCGATCTTCTCGAGCTGGTCCTTGTAGTCGGCGGTCTCCCCGCCCATGGGGTTGGGCTCGTAGCCGAACACGATGGTCAACGGCGCGTCGAAGGCCCTGGCCACGCTGACCGCCACGCGCAGGGCCGCCTTCGACCCGTCGGTGCCGTCGTAGCCGAGGACGATGTCGCCGGCCATCAGTCGACCACCGGGGTGACGCCCGGCGTGAGCGGCGGAGCCGGCGCGTCGACGGACTCGGCGACCTCGCGGTCACGCCGGAAGAACTCCGGATGGCGCAGACGCCAGATCACCATGAGCGGCACTCCGATCAGCAACAGGCCGACGCCGAGGACGAGCGGAGGGCCGAGGCCCTTCTTGACGTACAGGTGCCAGTGGAAGATGTGGAAGCTGAAATGCAGGGCCGGGAACCAGGCCTGGTTGCCGGTGTTGGAGTTGGCGGGGTCGGAGTAATAGAAGATGGCCACGAAGAACAGGATCGTCAGCATGACGGCCCCGAGCAGCGGGGCGAGCCCGATGAAGATGAAGTTCTTCATGCTCCTGAAGATGTGGCGGCGGTAGTAGAAGACGCAGGCGAAGCCCGTGAGGCCGTAGTAGAAGGCGATGCCGAAGCCCAGCGCCAGGATGGAGTTGGCGAGGACGTCGTTGGGGCTGATGAGGGTCAGGCCCACGTACCAGACGATCGCCACCGCCCCGAAGACCAAGGTCGAGAAGCCCGGGGACAGGAACCGCGGGTGGATGTCGGCGAAGCGCTTGGGGAAGGCCTTGTGCACCGCCATCGACAGCGACGAGCGTGCCGCAGGGAGGACGGTGGTCTGCGTCGACGCCGAGGCCGAGGTGAGCACGGCGATGATGAGCAGCTTGTCCCACGGCGACCCGAGCACGTCCTTCGCAAGGTGGCCGAGCACGTCGTCGCTGTGGTTGGTGAGGAACCCGGGTCCGTGGAACGCCTGGGCGGCGGTCGACACGATGACGTAGATGAGCAGCAGGACGATCGTGGCCAGCAGGGCGGCGCGGCCCGGTGTGCGCCGGGTGTCCCTGGCCTCCTCGTTCACGGTGACGGCGGTGTCCCATCCCCAGTAGATGAAGACGGCCAGGAGCATCCCGGCCGACAGCGCGCCCAGGGAGGGGATCTTGAACGGGTCGAACCACGCCCACGCGGGGTGGATGCTGTGGGCGATCCCGCCGCCGTACACCTTGGCCAGCGCGGCGACGGCGAACACCACGAGGATGACGATCTCGGCGCCGAGGAGGGCCACCTGGGTGCGGGCCGACAGCTCGATGCCGATGTAGCAGATGGCGGTCATGATGACGAGCCACGCCACGCCGACGAAGGTGACCCAGAACCCCGAGGAGTCGGCGGCGATCCCGTGGGCGCCGAAGAGCGAGAACGTGTACACGCCCGCCACCGATGCCAGGTTGGGCATCACCACGAGGTCGGTGACCAGGATGCCCCACCCCGCCATCCACCCCGTCTTGGGGCCGATGGCCCGCGTCACCCAGGTGAAGGTGGTCCCGCAGTCCGGGTCGGCGCGGTTCAGGTAGTAGTACGCCGCGGCGATGAACAGCATGGGCACGAAGGCCAGGAGCATGACCGCCGGGGACCGCACACCCACGTAGAAGGTCACGAAGCCGAGGGTGGCTGCCAGGCTGTAGGCGGGGGCTGTCGACGCCACCCCGATGACGAGGCTCGAGACCATCCCGAGGGCCCCGGTCTTGAGGCCCTTGCCGCCGGGCGGCTCCCCCAAGGGTGTTGCGCCGAGCTCTCCGGAGTCCGCGGTCGTGGTCGTCAACTACCACCCCTCTCCCGTGCCGTTCGGAGCATATTCGCAGAGCACGCCGACCGTGACAAGCGATTTCGTTGCATACTGGGGGGCCAATGGCAGTTTCCATTGCCCGTCCACATCAGCGCCAGTCCGGGCCCGTCGGGGACGAGGGCCGGATGGCGACGGCGGAGCACGGGGATCGTCCCGGTGCGGCGCGGACGGTGGAGGAAGGACCGGAGACCGTGAGCGATCACACCAACCCCGACAGGGAGCGGCTGAGCGCCCGGGCGCGCGAGCTGTTCGCATCCGAGCTCGCCACCCTGCTCGCCGCCACACCGAGCTCGCACCAGTTGTTCGACCGCGCCCGCCGGAGCATGCCGCTCGGTGTGGCGTCGTCGTTCCAGGCGGGCGATCCGTATCCCATCTACCTGTCGCGGGGCAAGGGCGCCGAGGTGTGGGACGTGGACGGCCGGGCCTATGTCGACTTCCACAACGGCTTCGGGTCGACTGCCGTGGGCCATGCCCACCCGGCGGTGGCGGCGGCCATCGAGCGCGCCGCCAACTCGGGAACGC
This Acidimicrobiales bacterium DNA region includes the following protein-coding sequences:
- a CDS encoding universal stress protein codes for the protein MAGDIVLGYDGTDGSKAALRVAVSVARAFDAPLTIVFGYEPNPMGGETADYKDQLEKIGSDMLRTAVAEANALDPSVQVEPIVAALRPAESLLEAALERQARVIVVGGTGERPILGAILGSVPHKLLHRSTVPVLVVPADGE
- a CDS encoding APC family permease; its protein translation is MTTTTADSGELGATPLGEPPGGKGLKTGALGMVSSLVIGVASTAPAYSLAATLGFVTFYVGVRSPAVMLLAFVPMLFIAAAYYYLNRADPDCGTTFTWVTRAIGPKTGWMAGWGILVTDLVVMPNLASVAGVYTFSLFGAHGIAADSSGFWVTFVGVAWLVIMTAICYIGIELSARTQVALLGAEIVILVVFAVAALAKVYGGGIAHSIHPAWAWFDPFKIPSLGALSAGMLLAVFIYWGWDTAVTVNEEARDTRRTPGRAALLATIVLLLIYVIVSTAAQAFHGPGFLTNHSDDVLGHLAKDVLGSPWDKLLIIAVLTSASASTQTTVLPAARSSLSMAVHKAFPKRFADIHPRFLSPGFSTLVFGAVAIVWYVGLTLISPNDVLANSILALGFGIAFYYGLTGFACVFYYRRHIFRSMKNFIFIGLAPLLGAVMLTILFFVAIFYYSDPANSNTGNQAWFPALHFSFHIFHWHLYVKKGLGPPLVLGVGLLLIGVPLMVIWRLRHPEFFRRDREVAESVDAPAPPLTPGVTPVVD